Part of the Ciona intestinalis unplaced genomic scaffold, KH HT000691.1, whole genome shotgun sequence genome is shown below.
GTTATATAACTTCACCCTGAGGCTATTGCTGGCAAACACCACATGATTCTGGGTTTTTAAATGGCAAAAATGCGATTTGAATTGTAAACATTagcgcttattttcttccaattaaatgtaaataagtttttactgtaagcttgttttaatgaaGGTTGTTTTGtagctatatcctgtcttttcgtttaaaatattttgattgttacttttattattttttcaatatatatatatatatgatatagcCAATCAAATgaatctgttaaaatattaaaacaaatatctaattaatattaaattcatAAAGTGAAATGGTTCAATACCATACCAAAACACTAAAACAACAGTTCTAATACTTATTATTCTGTGGATTTTTTGCAAActccaaatatttataaacccTAATTTTCTGTGTACATGCTGTTTCAGCCATGTGTCTCATAAGTTTCtaatctaattttttaatcatAGGCTACACAACACATGCTAAAACTATCCCTCCCCCCCTGCAATATGAAAATCTTGAAaccctaaaaaaattttaaatgtattgttttcGCACttttacagtaatatatttttaaaaaagtttttcgcCGGACAAAAAATTTTGCgtcaaaagtttttttaagtcaaaatattttcatatatatatatataattattttaactttttctattttcagGTAAGACATTACTGGCACAAACGTTAGCGCGATGTCTTGATGTCCCGTTCGCGATATGCGACTGCACGACGCTTACACAAGCCGGGTACGTGGGGGAGGACATTGAATCAGTGATCGCTAAATTGTTACAAGACGCAGGGGGTCATGTCGAAAGAGCTGAACAGGGTAAGAACTAAGAACCATTGGtggtatatttatatgataCTGTCTTCTTATCTGGTTAGAAAAATGTAGTGAATTTCCTTGAAGAGTTTTATCCAATGAAAAAAGTTCCAGCCTAAATTCTAGGACCTGTGGCTTGCCACATtgcagaacctcacccacatagaatagaatctcacCCATTTTTgcggggtaatgggccaatcctggcctaaatcctaagaCCAATGGCGTCTTGCAAAAAAACAGTgtccattaaaaaaatgtcataagaaaaaacagtgtttaaaacaaacagtgtCCAAAATACaatgttcaaaaaaaattagcgttaaaaaaaatagtgcCAAAAAAACAGTGTCCATTGTcttcaataaaaaaactagAGTCttgcattgtgacatcatataaCATTCTGACATCACACAGGGATTGTTTTTCTTGACGAAGTTGATAAAATAAGCAGCGTGCCGGGAATCCACCAACTAAGAGATGTCGGAGGGGAGGGTGTACAGCAGGTCAGTGGTTTATTGAGCACCTGCAGCCTTTTATttactattattttatttttttctgttgattattttttttctaatattttattgtttctatcgtttttgtattttttttttttttttttttatttgtcatttaaattgtttctAATGATTTGGTGCTAGGAAAaggtaaccaacaaaaatcaagtccagcCACTAGTTATTaattgagaaatatatttcgcttaaatggcatcgtcagtctctgcaaaagaagcgtataaaaatatagcaaAGTAATGGAATGGAGAAAACCAAGGAACACAAACACCTGCATCTAcgaacattaaaaacaacagaacgGGAGAGGCACGCTGGACAAACAGAGGAAAGCAGAAAGGTGTAAGCTAGAAAAAAAAGACAAGGAAAGTAAAACGCGATCAAAAGCGAAAAACAAAAG
Proteins encoded:
- the LOC104265979 gene encoding ATP-dependent Clp protease ATP-binding subunit clpX-like, mitochondrial is translated as MPHKVPSHGRDESATSTKNDAGKMKNLEDETSPITLEKSNIVMLGPTGSGKTLLAQTLARCLDVPFAICDCTTLTQAGYVGEDIESVIAKLLQDAGGHVERAEQGIVFLDEVDKISSVPGIHQLRDVGGEGVQQVSGLLSTCSLLFTIILFFSVDYFFSNILLFLS